Proteins encoded by one window of Pseudomonas tructae:
- the pvdP gene encoding pyoverdine maturation tyrosinase PvdP — MTISRRGFIAGLAVAGATVPAAYYAHKQLTHDPEDDIVTPGEASVELADMAGQYLADQLRGVWELRFTGADAGLAGLPNEGVVMYLDVATKGRGLRGYVDRESVLRGDGPAAYRVLGDLVGASSATVRWRLLSTQGNPGYECIASLDEVWGSFANAGSGTLSGRLQPLDRSMALPLLDSHFVALKRLFPEARERLPYTPQLQAWLISAEHRLFHQLWHATRDKWHNLSPEKHGALRGLGWQPGPRDKERDARGPRKHRNGSGVDFLFMHRHMLGTARSMQPLPSWPHFPLPQPSVEHNRQGFARYYDNHDGYCVPPGWQAPGDEAYGQWVSAIKAGETFCSNFQVWESQYQDPLYLSKLSLGTFGSELEMNLHDWLHMCWASVPRDPVNGAPVPFARDPADFAGRWYEVQNDFLGDPFSSHVNPVFWGFHGWIDDRIDDWYRAHERYHPGQVRRLEVNGVPWFAPGRWVEVDDPWLGAVTHGCSTTPGMFPGKSVEMDVETMKLALRITFGEDDKIADLLRRVPQRPWYARHLSLRGITS, encoded by the coding sequence ATGACGATTTCGCGACGAGGATTCATAGCAGGCCTGGCAGTGGCGGGCGCGACCGTGCCGGCAGCCTATTACGCGCACAAGCAACTGACCCATGATCCCGAGGACGACATCGTTACCCCTGGCGAGGCCAGCGTCGAGCTGGCCGATATGGCCGGCCAGTATCTGGCGGATCAGTTGCGCGGGGTCTGGGAACTGCGCTTTACCGGTGCCGACGCCGGCCTGGCCGGTTTGCCCAACGAAGGCGTGGTGATGTACCTGGACGTTGCCACCAAGGGCCGTGGCCTGCGTGGTTACGTCGATCGTGAAAGCGTCCTGCGGGGTGACGGCCCGGCTGCCTATCGGGTGCTGGGTGACCTGGTGGGCGCCTCCAGCGCCACGGTACGCTGGCGGCTGCTGAGCACCCAGGGCAACCCCGGTTATGAGTGCATTGCCAGCCTGGACGAAGTCTGGGGCAGTTTTGCCAACGCCGGCAGCGGCACGCTCAGTGGCCGCCTGCAGCCGCTGGATCGCTCCATGGCCTTGCCACTGCTCGACAGCCACTTTGTCGCGCTCAAGCGCCTGTTCCCCGAGGCCCGTGAGCGGTTGCCCTACACCCCGCAGTTGCAGGCCTGGCTGATCAGCGCCGAACACCGCTTGTTCCATCAACTCTGGCATGCGACCCGTGACAAATGGCACAACCTGTCGCCGGAGAAGCACGGTGCCTTGCGTGGCCTGGGCTGGCAGCCGGGGCCGCGGGACAAGGAGCGCGATGCCCGTGGGCCGCGCAAGCATCGCAACGGCTCGGGCGTGGACTTTCTGTTCATGCACCGGCACATGCTCGGCACGGCCCGTTCGATGCAGCCCTTGCCGTCGTGGCCGCATTTCCCTTTGCCGCAACCGAGCGTTGAACACAATCGCCAGGGCTTTGCCCGCTATTACGACAATCACGACGGCTACTGCGTGCCACCCGGTTGGCAAGCGCCGGGCGATGAGGCCTATGGCCAGTGGGTGTCGGCAATCAAGGCGGGTGAGACGTTTTGCAGCAACTTCCAGGTCTGGGAGTCGCAATACCAGGACCCGCTGTACCTGTCGAAGCTGAGCCTCGGCACGTTCGGCTCGGAGCTGGAAATGAACCTGCACGACTGGTTGCACATGTGCTGGGCTTCGGTGCCGCGTGACCCGGTCAATGGTGCGCCAGTGCCTTTTGCCCGTGATCCGGCCGACTTTGCAGGGCGCTGGTACGAAGTGCAAAATGATTTTCTCGGCGATCCGTTCTCGTCCCATGTGAATCCGGTGTTCTGGGGTTTTCATGGCTGGATCGATGATCGCATCGACGACTGGTACCGGGCCCATGAGCGCTACCACCCGGGGCAGGTTCGGCGCCTTGAGGTCAATGGCGTGCCATGGTTCGCTCCGGGGCGCTGGGTCGAGGTCGATGACCCGTGGCTGGGAGCGGTCACGCACGGTTGCAGCACCACGCCGGGGATGTTCCCTGGCAAGTCGGTGGAGATGGATGTGGAAACCATGAAGCTGGCCCTGCGCATCACCTTCGGCGAAGACGACAAGATCGCTGACCTGCTGCGGCGGGTGCCGCAGCGGCCGTGGTATGCGCGGCATCTGTCGTTGCGCGGGATTACGTCCTGA